In a genomic window of Candidatus Thiothrix sulfatifontis:
- a CDS encoding class I SAM-dependent methyltransferase, whose product MEIIIGIVLGLLALNLLSYRVLKPRLIKQQQWDLNICCGNTSVGRVNADIVAQPGVDNFMLTPNIYQLPFQDGEFETVLCSHTIEHVEDPQAFWDELNRVGKRVTLILPPLWDVAAVLNIFEHRWIFLTFRKAHTTLPPYIRFSFAHYYQERFGHVVANSIWQRLLKSGSNA is encoded by the coding sequence ATGGAAATTATTATCGGAATTGTACTGGGTTTGCTCGCGCTGAATCTGCTGAGTTATCGCGTTTTAAAACCACGCTTGATTAAGCAACAACAATGGGATTTGAATATTTGCTGCGGTAACACGTCTGTCGGACGCGTGAATGCCGATATTGTGGCGCAACCGGGCGTGGACAATTTCATGCTGACCCCCAATATTTACCAGTTACCGTTCCAAGACGGTGAATTTGAAACGGTATTGTGTTCCCACACCATCGAACATGTGGAAGACCCACAAGCGTTTTGGGACGAATTGAATCGCGTGGGCAAACGCGTCACGCTGATTCTACCGCCGTTGTGGGATGTCGCTGCGGTATTGAATATTTTTGAACACCGCTGGATATTTTTGACGTTTAGAAAAGCACACACCACACTGCCGCCTTATATCCGCTTTTCGTTTGCACATTATTATCAGGAACGTTTTGGGCATGTGGTCGCCAATAGCATTTGGCAACGCTTGCTGAAGTCGGGGAGTAACGCTTAG
- a CDS encoding S1-like domain-containing RNA-binding protein yields the protein MLKIGKYNQLRVTKLTGFGVYLDGGSYGEILLPKRYVPQDCEVDSWLDVFIYLDSEDRLIATTDKPLAAVGEVACLTVVDVNRVGAFLDWGLPKDLLVPRQEQAHLMQQGQAYVVCVYLDEKTETIVASSRLDLFLNEFGGSFQPRQPVELMIYERTELGFKAVIDATHLGLLYANEVFQPLHIGQRVSGFIKAIRPDQKIDLILQLPSPVVQDALAQKILDHLQARGGSSTFTDKSSPEDIYREFQVSKAHFKRAIGLLYKQQQIVMGKDLIRLA from the coding sequence ATGTTAAAAATCGGTAAGTACAATCAACTGCGCGTTACCAAACTCACCGGCTTTGGGGTGTATCTGGATGGCGGCAGTTACGGCGAAATCCTCTTGCCCAAGCGTTATGTGCCGCAAGATTGCGAAGTGGACAGTTGGCTCGACGTGTTCATTTATCTGGATTCGGAAGACCGTTTGATTGCCACCACCGATAAGCCGCTGGCGGCGGTGGGCGAGGTGGCGTGCTTAACCGTGGTGGATGTGAATCGCGTGGGGGCGTTTTTGGATTGGGGCTTGCCCAAAGATTTGCTAGTGCCGCGTCAGGAACAGGCGCATTTAATGCAGCAAGGGCAAGCTTACGTGGTGTGCGTGTACCTCGATGAGAAAACCGAAACCATTGTGGCCTCATCGCGGTTGGATTTGTTTCTCAACGAATTCGGTGGGTCGTTTCAACCGCGTCAGCCGGTGGAATTAATGATTTATGAGCGCACTGAACTGGGTTTCAAAGCGGTGATTGACGCCACGCATCTCGGCTTATTGTATGCGAATGAGGTGTTTCAGCCCTTGCACATTGGGCAGCGGGTGTCGGGGTTTATTAAAGCGATTCGCCCCGATCAGAAAATTGATTTGATCCTGCAATTGCCCAGCCCGGTGGTGCAGGATGCCTTGGCGCAGAAAATTCTCGATCATTTGCAGGCGCGTGGCGGCAGTTCGACGTTTACCGATAAAAGTTCGCCGGAAGACATTTACCGTGAATTTCAGGTGAGCAAGGCGCATTTCAAGCGGGCTATCGGTTTGCTGTATAAGCAACAACAGATTGTCATGGGGAAAGATCTGATTCGGCTTGCATGA
- a CDS encoding ATP-binding protein: MRLKIPYGLSNFKDVRTQGYLYVDKTAYIERLEDNGKYHILLRPRRFGKSLLLSALEYYYDIGYKDDFETLFGDLYIGQHPTELKSSYQVLFMEFSGISTQTSEDIYRTFNTKIELALRRCLERYHYPAATTADISRRASPHEKMEAFFEAVDGQKILLLIDEYDHFANTILAEDIPLFQSIVGKGGFVRSFYETLKTATQRGTLDRLFITGVTPIMLDSMTSGFNIGKNLSLHEDFNTAMGFTKTEVQHLLQPLVEACSLDADALMNDVTRWYNGYRFHSQATETVFNANMVLYFLDNFNVKRCSYPKQMLDENIASDYGKIMGMFSIGNRDDNFAVLDELINTGTVTAQQRRKFDFEKGFDRDDFISLLGYMGFASLQGENLTGEVFSIPNHVMLELYFHYFKVELERRNQISIPNHAIRVAVETLALRNDMQPLMAELARVLALLSNRDSLWLDEEHIKTILLTLLYQSPAYFIQSEREMNRRYPDILLLERSPYQVNHQHLIELKYSKKGDKDKGWEAKRQEGLTQVQGYWQLPTVAALPKLSAWLILTNGERIIVERVYPIL; encoded by the coding sequence ATGCGCTTAAAAATCCCCTACGGTCTAAGCAATTTCAAAGATGTGCGCACGCAAGGCTACCTCTACGTGGACAAAACCGCGTACATCGAGCGGCTGGAAGACAATGGCAAGTACCATATTCTGCTGCGCCCGCGCCGTTTCGGAAAAAGCCTGCTGCTATCAGCACTCGAATATTATTACGACATCGGCTACAAAGACGATTTCGAGACGCTGTTCGGCGATCTCTACATCGGGCAGCACCCCACTGAGCTGAAAAGCAGCTACCAAGTGCTGTTCATGGAATTCAGCGGCATTAGCACACAAACGTCCGAAGACATTTACCGCACGTTTAATACCAAAATAGAATTAGCCCTGCGCCGTTGCCTAGAACGCTATCACTACCCCGCTGCAACGACAGCCGATATTAGCCGTCGCGCCTCACCGCATGAAAAAATGGAAGCCTTTTTTGAGGCAGTGGATGGGCAAAAAATCCTGCTCTTGATCGACGAATACGATCACTTTGCCAACACCATCCTTGCCGAAGACATCCCGCTGTTCCAAAGCATTGTGGGCAAAGGCGGCTTTGTGCGCAGCTTCTATGAAACCCTCAAGACCGCCACCCAGCGCGGCACACTTGACCGCTTATTCATCACGGGTGTTACCCCGATTATGCTCGATAGCATGACCAGCGGCTTCAATATCGGCAAAAACTTGTCCTTGCACGAAGACTTCAACACCGCAATGGGTTTCACCAAAACCGAAGTACAACACCTGCTCCAGCCGTTGGTGGAAGCGTGTTCGTTGGATGCGGATGCGCTGATGAATGATGTTACCCGCTGGTACAACGGCTACCGTTTCCACAGCCAAGCGACTGAAACCGTATTTAACGCCAATATGGTGCTGTATTTTCTGGATAATTTTAACGTCAAGCGGTGCAGTTACCCGAAACAAATGTTGGATGAAAATATTGCCTCCGACTACGGCAAAATCATGGGCATGTTCAGCATTGGCAACCGCGACGACAACTTCGCGGTACTGGATGAACTCATCAACACCGGCACTGTGACCGCGCAACAACGCCGCAAATTCGACTTTGAAAAAGGCTTTGATCGGGATGATTTCATCAGCCTGCTCGGTTACATGGGTTTCGCTTCCTTGCAAGGGGAAAACTTGACGGGCGAAGTCTTCAGCATTCCCAACCACGTCATGCTGGAGCTGTACTTCCACTATTTCAAGGTGGAATTGGAACGCCGCAACCAGATCAGCATCCCCAACCATGCGATTAGGGTCGCGGTAGAAACCTTGGCGTTGCGCAATGATATGCAGCCCTTGATGGCGGAATTAGCACGGGTGTTGGCATTGCTCTCCAACCGTGATTCCCTGTGGCTAGACGAAGAACACATTAAAACCATCCTGCTGACCTTGCTGTATCAATCGCCTGCGTATTTTATCCAAAGCGAGCGGGAAATGAATCGGCGTTACCCTGATATTTTGCTGTTGGAACGTAGCCCTTACCAAGTCAACCACCAACATTTGATTGAACTCAAATACAGCAAAAAAGGTGACAAAGACAAAGGCTGGGAAGCCAAGCGCCAAGAGGGTTTGACGCAAGTGCAAGGCTATTGGCAGTTGCCAACGGTTGCCGCGTTACCCAAGTTGAGCGCTTGGCTGATTCTAACCAATGGCGAACGCATCATCGTCGAGCGCGTTTATCCCATCCTGTAA
- a CDS encoding putative toxin-antitoxin system toxin component, PIN family has product MMKVILDCNILVSAGLKSRVCNAVLRYALRETQVVFSIAILSEYQDVLARKKFAAQQENMQKILLAVYSGGTLVAHVPESRVLSPDPKDQPYINLALATQADYLITGNMQDFPDSPYGVTQAIKPANFLDLLGIVPCA; this is encoded by the coding sequence ATGATGAAAGTCATCCTTGATTGCAATATTTTAGTCTCAGCCGGTTTGAAAAGTCGGGTGTGCAATGCAGTGTTACGCTACGCCCTACGGGAAACACAGGTCGTGTTCAGTATCGCCATTTTGAGCGAATATCAGGATGTGCTGGCACGGAAAAAATTTGCAGCACAACAGGAAAATATGCAGAAAATCCTGCTTGCGGTTTACTCAGGCGGTACATTAGTAGCGCATGTACCTGAATCCCGCGTACTTTCCCCAGATCCCAAAGATCAACCCTATATCAACTTGGCGCTGGCTACACAAGCGGACTACCTTATTACTGGCAATATGCAGGATTTTCCAGACTCACCGTATGGCGTAACCCAAGCCATCAAACCTGCGAATTTTCTGGATTTACTGGGAATAGTACCATGCGCTTAA
- a CDS encoding Eco57I restriction-modification methylase domain-containing protein gives MSNTQRLFHPRSLSKALAANNPLKDGQIPVAARKVLEEWHAMITDGSIKKQNEKKLQPEFFRDLCGVVLGYKSFSQKDKKTGQWTFGAEESSGRGFADFCFGTFSEKSKQRLAPFELKDPRTSNMDIPMGRTLSTVAQAAQYAENSKGEARWYLVSNCLEIRLYKFPHSNYIYESWQIADLIQQEEYARFVLLLGAKNLLSGATEALFTQSQQAEKDITNALYADYREIRVKLINGMKRENGRFSRQSMVARAQTLLDRVLFIAFAEDRGLLPANILATYILAKDSLMSGWERLKLLFKYVNEGNGRDIPRYNGDLFKPDAELEALNISDGLLHELQRLWVYDFDSDVNVTILGHIFEQSIADLDQIYESLDEQTDLELTQQKHGTSGKRKQDGVVYTPDFITAWIVEHTLGAYLSKCKLAIAAEADSLAWWSAYRQTLATTRILDPACGSGAFLVAAWQYLKLEYTLVNQRLLELGDKGDLFGRELNHDILNNNLFGVDINPESVEIARLSLHLATAEKGKPLTSLRENIRQGNSVVEDKTVDKRAFNWFGRFKEFDVILGNPPYVRQERLTPIKPYLEANYRAYHGVADLYTYFFELGLRLLKKGGMLGFISSATFFRTGSGENLRQFLQVEANLKSVVDFGDLQVFEGVTTYPAILIMEKPSRSRKNPPEQAFRFLKVQARHVNALAGELKDGAFAEMPQNKLSTDGWRLEDERLQALRAKLTKGKRTLKEAYGSPYRGILTGRNEAFVIDNATRNKLIAADPLSLELIKPFLEGKDLKQWRAESRDIYLIFTRRGVDIEKYPAIKEHLEQYREILEPKPKDWLGDDWKGRKAGSYKWFEIQDSVDYFAEFEKPKINYGHFSPTPLFGFDKTGIYSNDKSYILPNADYFLLGLLNSPIHWFLITAMCPAVRGGFYEVRTYFIDTLPIPDATTEQKTAIATLAENCQALAEQRYVLENAFRRRIPDLCPKDRDPKLSQKLQAWWLLDFAAFRDEVKKLFKQDIPFDDVDKWSARFDKDKAVLQDLSYQLAVQEQALNREVYALFGLDAGEVALLEGSLNGKM, from the coding sequence ATGTCGAACACGCAACGCTTATTTCACCCGCGCTCACTCAGCAAAGCACTGGCTGCCAACAACCCGCTGAAGGATGGGCAGATTCCTGTCGCCGCGCGGAAAGTGCTGGAAGAATGGCACGCGATGATTACCGACGGTTCGATCAAAAAACAGAACGAGAAAAAGCTCCAACCGGAATTTTTTCGTGACTTATGCGGGGTGGTGTTGGGCTACAAAAGCTTCAGCCAGAAAGATAAGAAAACCGGACAGTGGACATTCGGGGCGGAGGAAAGCAGTGGCAGAGGGTTTGCGGATTTTTGCTTCGGGACATTTTCGGAAAAAAGCAAACAGCGGCTTGCGCCGTTTGAATTGAAAGATCCGCGCACCAGCAACATGGATATTCCGATGGGGCGGACGCTTTCCACCGTTGCCCAAGCCGCGCAATATGCCGAAAACAGCAAGGGCGAAGCGCGTTGGTATTTGGTGTCTAACTGCCTCGAAATCCGCCTCTACAAATTCCCGCACTCCAACTACATTTACGAAAGCTGGCAGATTGCTGACCTGATTCAGCAGGAAGAATATGCGCGGTTCGTGTTGTTGTTGGGTGCAAAAAACTTGCTGTCGGGCGCAACCGAAGCACTGTTCACGCAAAGTCAGCAGGCGGAAAAGGACATTACCAACGCGCTGTACGCCGATTACCGCGAGATTCGCGTGAAGCTGATCAATGGCATGAAGCGTGAAAATGGGCGTTTCAGCCGTCAAAGCATGGTGGCACGGGCGCAAACGCTGCTGGATCGGGTGCTGTTTATTGCGTTTGCGGAAGATCGCGGCTTGCTGCCTGCGAATATCTTGGCGACGTATATTCTGGCAAAAGACAGTTTAATGAGCGGGTGGGAACGGCTGAAATTACTGTTCAAATACGTCAACGAGGGTAACGGGCGTGATATTCCGCGTTACAACGGCGATTTGTTTAAACCCGATGCGGAGTTGGAGGCGTTAAACATCAGCGATGGTTTGCTGCACGAGTTGCAACGGCTGTGGGTGTATGACTTTGATTCTGATGTCAATGTGACGATTTTGGGGCATATTTTCGAGCAATCCATCGCTGATCTTGACCAGATTTACGAGTCGCTGGATGAGCAAACCGACCTTGAATTGACCCAGCAAAAGCACGGCACGAGCGGCAAGCGCAAGCAGGATGGCGTGGTGTATACGCCGGATTTCATTACCGCGTGGATCGTGGAACACACGCTGGGCGCGTACCTCAGTAAGTGCAAATTGGCGATTGCGGCGGAGGCGGATTCGCTGGCGTGGTGGTCGGCGTATCGGCAAACGCTGGCAACCACGCGCATCCTTGATCCGGCGTGTGGGAGTGGCGCGTTTTTGGTGGCGGCTTGGCAATATTTGAAGCTGGAATACACGTTGGTCAATCAACGCTTGCTGGAATTGGGCGACAAGGGCGATTTGTTTGGGCGGGAATTGAATCACGACATCCTCAATAACAACCTGTTTGGGGTGGATATTAACCCTGAATCGGTGGAAATTGCGCGGCTTTCGCTGCATTTGGCGACGGCGGAAAAGGGCAAGCCGTTGACTTCGTTGCGCGAGAATATCCGTCAAGGCAATAGCGTGGTGGAGGATAAAACCGTGGATAAACGCGCTTTTAACTGGTTTGGGCGTTTCAAGGAATTTGACGTGATTCTGGGCAATCCGCCGTATGTGCGGCAGGAACGTTTGACCCCGATCAAGCCGTATTTGGAGGCGAATTACCGCGCGTATCATGGCGTGGCTGATCTTTACACCTACTTTTTTGAGTTGGGGTTGCGGCTGCTGAAAAAGGGCGGGATGTTGGGATTTATCAGTTCGGCGACGTTTTTCCGCACCGGCAGCGGCGAAAATCTGCGGCAGTTTTTGCAGGTCGAAGCGAATCTGAAAAGCGTGGTGGATTTTGGCGACTTGCAGGTATTTGAAGGCGTGACGACCTACCCCGCGATTTTGATCATGGAAAAGCCGAGCCGTTCGCGCAAAAATCCGCCAGAACAAGCCTTCCGTTTTCTCAAAGTGCAAGCGCGTCATGTCAACGCATTGGCAGGGGAACTCAAAGATGGCGCGTTTGCTGAAATGCCGCAAAACAAACTGAGCACCGACGGCTGGCGGCTCGAAGACGAACGCTTGCAAGCCCTCCGCGCCAAACTCACCAAAGGCAAACGCACCCTCAAAGAAGCCTACGGCTCGCCCTATCGCGGAATCCTCACGGGACGAAATGAAGCTTTTGTGATTGATAATGCAACCCGTAACAAGTTGATTGCCGCCGACCCGTTATCGCTAGAGCTGATCAAACCATTTTTGGAAGGTAAGGACTTGAAACAATGGCGAGCAGAATCACGGGATATTTACTTGATTTTTACTCGACGGGGCGTGGACATTGAAAAATATCCAGCAATCAAAGAACATCTTGAACAATACCGTGAGATTTTAGAACCAAAACCAAAAGACTGGTTAGGTGATGATTGGAAGGGCAGGAAAGCAGGAAGTTACAAATGGTTCGAGATACAAGATAGCGTTGATTATTTTGCTGAATTTGAAAAACCAAAGATCAATTACGGGCATTTTTCACCCACTCCTTTGTTTGGTTTTGACAAAACGGGGATTTACTCTAACGATAAATCCTACATTTTGCCCAATGCTGATTATTTCCTATTGGGGCTATTGAACTCACCTATTCATTGGTTTTTGATAACGGCAATGTGTCCAGCCGTTCGCGGTGGATTCTACGAAGTTAGAACCTATTTTATTGACACATTGCCGATTCCTGATGCAACAACGGAGCAGAAAACGGCAATTGCAACGCTGGCGGAAAACTGCCAAGCCCTCGCGGAACAACGCTACGTTCTCGAAAACGCTTTCCGCCGCCGTATCCCCGACCTCTGCCCCAAAGACCGTGACCCGAAGCTCTCGCAAAAGCTGCAAGCCTGGTGGCTGCTCGATTTCGCCGCTTTCCGTGACGAGGTGAAAAAGCTGTTTAAGCAGGACATTCCTTTTGACGATGTGGACAAATGGAGTGCTCGGTTTGATAAAGATAAGGCGGTGCTTCAGGATTTGAGTTACCAGCTTGCCGTGCAAGAACAGGCGTTGAATCGGGAGGTTTATGCGCTGTTCGGGTTGGATGCGGGGGAAGTGGCGTTGTTGGAAGGAAGTTTGAACGGAAAGATGTAA